From the genome of Bombus pascuorum chromosome 2, iyBomPasc1.1, whole genome shotgun sequence, one region includes:
- the LOC132904689 gene encoding glycogen-binding subunit 76A isoform X1: MERRNNKLEGKASTESREAEEQGSSTTSPSEGRHADETSGSPVLEMGSMDSAGSAHSGGPSCGLVSSLFPSNCRGRAEAFARRLHRRLTSLGGENSSQRNDDPSLPKETSWLRSPSTGRRIITNSSNNRVLQHQPRHNTDSDLCYDYDLEYEDGLSSPAEEATAAEVADLVVNQEVLKSNHHAIHNSSPIESKNSVDSESGHVFASPLLGTSPDSDSSDVFFDPESSDVEKPKNETFFDPVTTSDSEMTTSNLPNGRNIIRPKSLPCRRRPEINVEHSEDTSDSSASFKRNICDKDPRKKDLVCSSEDSNDRSSQETSTSPSHESLWSTFDESTVSLQDECPGKINPSLITHQKRLPKSHSDSEIPVNGPSIMITSAIKDERIDIDEVDLINFQSENSKLEDIKNARNLVKEDTSDSSDNTYEEDLPYDEENPKNTLEQQSKSLSLKLEEIPGNETDDHSTYSSMINIPGALTLECPIVEGVIEATIKNEIQLQIENGAIIASNNEDKMCLLLKKLATSPSIKEDVHITEEPQDDSIEEEEEDRPQKIRRCSSLKTGKTPPGTPGRKKIVRFADVLGLDLADVRTFLDEIPKVPNSAYSDLIYDDIFHKDTSPVNSLPSPAQWGARYVGSRRESGCAITAHKLDRTLVPLFQQPGGLPNFLDLVRERRVCLENVLVQDPVSLCIQGTVRVINLDFHKSVHIRYTLNSWRNFSDLQAIYVPNSCDGFSDKFSFILYCHTLSIGQRLEFAVRFQCKGEQYWDNNSGLNYCFQCLPVSPAVGYMPITAQEGQHHEWSPVFY, from the exons ATGGAGCGGCGCAACAATAAGCTCGAGGGAAAG GCGAGCACCGAGAGTCGAGAGGCGGAAGAGCAGGGTAGCAGCACGACCTCGCCCTCGGAGGGCAGGCACGCCGACGAGACGTCCGGCTCGCCCGTCCTCGAGATGGGCAGCATGGATTCGGCGGGCAGCGCCCACAGTGGCGGCCCTTCCTGCGGCCTGGTCAGTTCCCTTTTCCCGAGCAATTGTCGTGGTCGAGCCGAGGCATTCGCCAGACGTCTTCATCGACGATTAACGTCTCTCGGTGGCGAAAACAGTTCTCAACGAAACGATGATCCCTCGTTGCCGAAGGAAACCTCCTGGCTACGTTCGCCGTCAACAGGGAGAAGAATAATAACTAACAGCTCCAACAATCGCGTTCTTCAGCATCAACCTCGTCACAATACTGACTCGGATTTGTGCTACGATTACGATCTCGAGTATGAAGATGGTCTTAGTTCGCCGGCAGAAGAAGCCACAGCAGCGGAAGTCGCGGATTTAGTAGTGAATCAGGAAGTATTAAAATCGAATCATCATGCAATTCACAACAGTTCACCGATTGAATCGAAAAACAGTGTAGATTCAGAATCTGGACACGTTTTCGCGTCTCCTCTGTTAGGAACGTCTCCAGATAGCGATTCCTCCGACGTCTTCTTCGACCCAGAATCATCCGATGTTGAAAAGCCGAAGAACGAAACGTTCTTTGATCCCGTGACGACCTCGGATAGCGAAATGACTACGTCGAATCTcccgaacggtcgcaacataATAAGGCCCAAAAGCTTGCCCTGTCGTAGAAGGCCAGAGATCAACGTTGAACATTCCGAGGACACATCTGATTCGAGCGCTTCGTTCAAAAGGAATATTTGCGATAAAGACCCGAGGAAGAAGGACTTGGTGTGCAGCTCGGAGGACTCGAACGATAGAAGCTCCCAAGAGACATCCACGTCGCCCAGTCACGAATCTCTTTGGAGCACGTTCGACGAGAGTACTGTGTCCCTTCAGGACGAATGTCCCGGAAAAATAAATCCTAGTTTAATCACACACCAGAAACGGCTTCCCAAGTCGCATTCTGATTCAGAGATACCCGTCAACGGACCTAGTATAATGATCACTTCCGCGATTAAGGATGAAAGAATCGATATCGACGAAGTCGACCTTATTAACTTTCAGTCGGAGAATAGCAAATTGGAGGATATCAAGAACGCGAGGAATCTTGTCAAGGAAGATACTTCGGATTCGTCGGATAATACGTACGAGGAGGATCTTCCATATGACGAGGAGAATCCCAAGAATACACTGGAGCAACAATCAAAGAGTCTATCTTTGAAACTCGAAGAGATTCCTGGCAATGAGACTGACGACCATTCGACGTACAGCAGTATGATCAACATCCCTGGTGCTCTCACCCTCGAGTGTCCTATAGTAGAGGGAGTGATAGAAGCCACGATAAAGAACGAGATACAACTACAAATAGAAAATGGAGCTATAATAGCTAGCAACAACGAGGATAAGATGTGCCTTCTGTTGAAGAAGCTCGCCACAAGTCCAAGTATCAAAGAGGACGTTCATATAACTGAGGAGCCACAGGACGATAGTatagaagaagaggaagaagacaGACCTCAGAAGATTAGACGATGTTCTTCTTTGAAGACGGGAAAAACGCCACCAGGAACACCtggaaggaagaaaatcgTCCGATTCGCAGACGTTTTAGGCCTAGATCTCGCCGACGTGCGAACGTTCTTAGACGAAATCCCCAAAGTGCCGAACTCAGCGTACAGCGACTTGATCTACGATGACATTTTCCACAAAGACACCAGTCCTGTAAACAGCTTGCCAAGCCCAGCTCAATGGGGAGCCAGATACGTAGGTAGTCGACGCGAATCAGGCTGTGCGATAACTGCGCATAAACTAGACAGAACTTTGGTGCCTCTGTTTCAACAACCTGGCGGTCTGCCTAATTTCCTGGATCTGGTCCGTGAACGTCGAGTGTGCTTAGAGAACGTGCTGGTCCAGGATCCCGTGTCTCTCTGTATCCAGGGTACGGTCCGCGTGATCAATCTGGACTTTCACAAGTCGGTGCACATCAGATATACGTTGAACTCGTGGCGAAACTTCAGCGACTTGCAAGCCATCTACGTACCTAACTCGTGCGACGGTTTCAGCGACAAATTTTCGTTCATTCTGTACTGTCACACGCTGTCAATTGGTCAGAGGCTGGAGTTCGCGGTTCGATTTCAATGCAAGGGCGAGCAGTACTGGGACAACAACTCCGGACTCAATTACTGCTTCCAATGTTTGCCTGTTTCTCCAGCCGTTGGTTACATGCCCATCACGGCTCAGGAGGGTCAGCATCACGAGTGGTCGCCTGTGTTCTACTGA
- the LOC132904689 gene encoding glycogen-binding subunit 76A isoform X2 — translation MYANSVLPRSICFSEPRDSHGLRVDQLKFRFLPRFTLASTESREAEEQGSSTTSPSEGRHADETSGSPVLEMGSMDSAGSAHSGGPSCGLVSSLFPSNCRGRAEAFARRLHRRLTSLGGENSSQRNDDPSLPKETSWLRSPSTGRRIITNSSNNRVLQHQPRHNTDSDLCYDYDLEYEDGLSSPAEEATAAEVADLVVNQEVLKSNHHAIHNSSPIESKNSVDSESGHVFASPLLGTSPDSDSSDVFFDPESSDVEKPKNETFFDPVTTSDSEMTTSNLPNGRNIIRPKSLPCRRRPEINVEHSEDTSDSSASFKRNICDKDPRKKDLVCSSEDSNDRSSQETSTSPSHESLWSTFDESTVSLQDECPGKINPSLITHQKRLPKSHSDSEIPVNGPSIMITSAIKDERIDIDEVDLINFQSENSKLEDIKNARNLVKEDTSDSSDNTYEEDLPYDEENPKNTLEQQSKSLSLKLEEIPGNETDDHSTYSSMINIPGALTLECPIVEGVIEATIKNEIQLQIENGAIIASNNEDKMCLLLKKLATSPSIKEDVHITEEPQDDSIEEEEEDRPQKIRRCSSLKTGKTPPGTPGRKKIVRFADVLGLDLADVRTFLDEIPKVPNSAYSDLIYDDIFHKDTSPVNSLPSPAQWGARYVGSRRESGCAITAHKLDRTLVPLFQQPGGLPNFLDLVRERRVCLENVLVQDPVSLCIQGTVRVINLDFHKSVHIRYTLNSWRNFSDLQAIYVPNSCDGFSDKFSFILYCHTLSIGQRLEFAVRFQCKGEQYWDNNSGLNYCFQCLPVSPAVGYMPITAQEGQHHEWSPVFY, via the coding sequence GCGAGCACCGAGAGTCGAGAGGCGGAAGAGCAGGGTAGCAGCACGACCTCGCCCTCGGAGGGCAGGCACGCCGACGAGACGTCCGGCTCGCCCGTCCTCGAGATGGGCAGCATGGATTCGGCGGGCAGCGCCCACAGTGGCGGCCCTTCCTGCGGCCTGGTCAGTTCCCTTTTCCCGAGCAATTGTCGTGGTCGAGCCGAGGCATTCGCCAGACGTCTTCATCGACGATTAACGTCTCTCGGTGGCGAAAACAGTTCTCAACGAAACGATGATCCCTCGTTGCCGAAGGAAACCTCCTGGCTACGTTCGCCGTCAACAGGGAGAAGAATAATAACTAACAGCTCCAACAATCGCGTTCTTCAGCATCAACCTCGTCACAATACTGACTCGGATTTGTGCTACGATTACGATCTCGAGTATGAAGATGGTCTTAGTTCGCCGGCAGAAGAAGCCACAGCAGCGGAAGTCGCGGATTTAGTAGTGAATCAGGAAGTATTAAAATCGAATCATCATGCAATTCACAACAGTTCACCGATTGAATCGAAAAACAGTGTAGATTCAGAATCTGGACACGTTTTCGCGTCTCCTCTGTTAGGAACGTCTCCAGATAGCGATTCCTCCGACGTCTTCTTCGACCCAGAATCATCCGATGTTGAAAAGCCGAAGAACGAAACGTTCTTTGATCCCGTGACGACCTCGGATAGCGAAATGACTACGTCGAATCTcccgaacggtcgcaacataATAAGGCCCAAAAGCTTGCCCTGTCGTAGAAGGCCAGAGATCAACGTTGAACATTCCGAGGACACATCTGATTCGAGCGCTTCGTTCAAAAGGAATATTTGCGATAAAGACCCGAGGAAGAAGGACTTGGTGTGCAGCTCGGAGGACTCGAACGATAGAAGCTCCCAAGAGACATCCACGTCGCCCAGTCACGAATCTCTTTGGAGCACGTTCGACGAGAGTACTGTGTCCCTTCAGGACGAATGTCCCGGAAAAATAAATCCTAGTTTAATCACACACCAGAAACGGCTTCCCAAGTCGCATTCTGATTCAGAGATACCCGTCAACGGACCTAGTATAATGATCACTTCCGCGATTAAGGATGAAAGAATCGATATCGACGAAGTCGACCTTATTAACTTTCAGTCGGAGAATAGCAAATTGGAGGATATCAAGAACGCGAGGAATCTTGTCAAGGAAGATACTTCGGATTCGTCGGATAATACGTACGAGGAGGATCTTCCATATGACGAGGAGAATCCCAAGAATACACTGGAGCAACAATCAAAGAGTCTATCTTTGAAACTCGAAGAGATTCCTGGCAATGAGACTGACGACCATTCGACGTACAGCAGTATGATCAACATCCCTGGTGCTCTCACCCTCGAGTGTCCTATAGTAGAGGGAGTGATAGAAGCCACGATAAAGAACGAGATACAACTACAAATAGAAAATGGAGCTATAATAGCTAGCAACAACGAGGATAAGATGTGCCTTCTGTTGAAGAAGCTCGCCACAAGTCCAAGTATCAAAGAGGACGTTCATATAACTGAGGAGCCACAGGACGATAGTatagaagaagaggaagaagacaGACCTCAGAAGATTAGACGATGTTCTTCTTTGAAGACGGGAAAAACGCCACCAGGAACACCtggaaggaagaaaatcgTCCGATTCGCAGACGTTTTAGGCCTAGATCTCGCCGACGTGCGAACGTTCTTAGACGAAATCCCCAAAGTGCCGAACTCAGCGTACAGCGACTTGATCTACGATGACATTTTCCACAAAGACACCAGTCCTGTAAACAGCTTGCCAAGCCCAGCTCAATGGGGAGCCAGATACGTAGGTAGTCGACGCGAATCAGGCTGTGCGATAACTGCGCATAAACTAGACAGAACTTTGGTGCCTCTGTTTCAACAACCTGGCGGTCTGCCTAATTTCCTGGATCTGGTCCGTGAACGTCGAGTGTGCTTAGAGAACGTGCTGGTCCAGGATCCCGTGTCTCTCTGTATCCAGGGTACGGTCCGCGTGATCAATCTGGACTTTCACAAGTCGGTGCACATCAGATATACGTTGAACTCGTGGCGAAACTTCAGCGACTTGCAAGCCATCTACGTACCTAACTCGTGCGACGGTTTCAGCGACAAATTTTCGTTCATTCTGTACTGTCACACGCTGTCAATTGGTCAGAGGCTGGAGTTCGCGGTTCGATTTCAATGCAAGGGCGAGCAGTACTGGGACAACAACTCCGGACTCAATTACTGCTTCCAATGTTTGCCTGTTTCTCCAGCCGTTGGTTACATGCCCATCACGGCTCAGGAGGGTCAGCATCACGAGTGGTCGCCTGTGTTCTACTGA
- the LOC132904689 gene encoding glycogen-binding subunit 76A isoform X3, translated as MACSYLYYVWSTTYLLTLWLSLKNLASTESREAEEQGSSTTSPSEGRHADETSGSPVLEMGSMDSAGSAHSGGPSCGLVSSLFPSNCRGRAEAFARRLHRRLTSLGGENSSQRNDDPSLPKETSWLRSPSTGRRIITNSSNNRVLQHQPRHNTDSDLCYDYDLEYEDGLSSPAEEATAAEVADLVVNQEVLKSNHHAIHNSSPIESKNSVDSESGHVFASPLLGTSPDSDSSDVFFDPESSDVEKPKNETFFDPVTTSDSEMTTSNLPNGRNIIRPKSLPCRRRPEINVEHSEDTSDSSASFKRNICDKDPRKKDLVCSSEDSNDRSSQETSTSPSHESLWSTFDESTVSLQDECPGKINPSLITHQKRLPKSHSDSEIPVNGPSIMITSAIKDERIDIDEVDLINFQSENSKLEDIKNARNLVKEDTSDSSDNTYEEDLPYDEENPKNTLEQQSKSLSLKLEEIPGNETDDHSTYSSMINIPGALTLECPIVEGVIEATIKNEIQLQIENGAIIASNNEDKMCLLLKKLATSPSIKEDVHITEEPQDDSIEEEEEDRPQKIRRCSSLKTGKTPPGTPGRKKIVRFADVLGLDLADVRTFLDEIPKVPNSAYSDLIYDDIFHKDTSPVNSLPSPAQWGARYVGSRRESGCAITAHKLDRTLVPLFQQPGGLPNFLDLVRERRVCLENVLVQDPVSLCIQGTVRVINLDFHKSVHIRYTLNSWRNFSDLQAIYVPNSCDGFSDKFSFILYCHTLSIGQRLEFAVRFQCKGEQYWDNNSGLNYCFQCLPVSPAVGYMPITAQEGQHHEWSPVFY; from the exons ATGGCATGCTCATATTTATACTATGTATGGTCTACGACTTATCTATTGACCCTTTGGCTAAGTTTGAAAAACTTG GCGAGCACCGAGAGTCGAGAGGCGGAAGAGCAGGGTAGCAGCACGACCTCGCCCTCGGAGGGCAGGCACGCCGACGAGACGTCCGGCTCGCCCGTCCTCGAGATGGGCAGCATGGATTCGGCGGGCAGCGCCCACAGTGGCGGCCCTTCCTGCGGCCTGGTCAGTTCCCTTTTCCCGAGCAATTGTCGTGGTCGAGCCGAGGCATTCGCCAGACGTCTTCATCGACGATTAACGTCTCTCGGTGGCGAAAACAGTTCTCAACGAAACGATGATCCCTCGTTGCCGAAGGAAACCTCCTGGCTACGTTCGCCGTCAACAGGGAGAAGAATAATAACTAACAGCTCCAACAATCGCGTTCTTCAGCATCAACCTCGTCACAATACTGACTCGGATTTGTGCTACGATTACGATCTCGAGTATGAAGATGGTCTTAGTTCGCCGGCAGAAGAAGCCACAGCAGCGGAAGTCGCGGATTTAGTAGTGAATCAGGAAGTATTAAAATCGAATCATCATGCAATTCACAACAGTTCACCGATTGAATCGAAAAACAGTGTAGATTCAGAATCTGGACACGTTTTCGCGTCTCCTCTGTTAGGAACGTCTCCAGATAGCGATTCCTCCGACGTCTTCTTCGACCCAGAATCATCCGATGTTGAAAAGCCGAAGAACGAAACGTTCTTTGATCCCGTGACGACCTCGGATAGCGAAATGACTACGTCGAATCTcccgaacggtcgcaacataATAAGGCCCAAAAGCTTGCCCTGTCGTAGAAGGCCAGAGATCAACGTTGAACATTCCGAGGACACATCTGATTCGAGCGCTTCGTTCAAAAGGAATATTTGCGATAAAGACCCGAGGAAGAAGGACTTGGTGTGCAGCTCGGAGGACTCGAACGATAGAAGCTCCCAAGAGACATCCACGTCGCCCAGTCACGAATCTCTTTGGAGCACGTTCGACGAGAGTACTGTGTCCCTTCAGGACGAATGTCCCGGAAAAATAAATCCTAGTTTAATCACACACCAGAAACGGCTTCCCAAGTCGCATTCTGATTCAGAGATACCCGTCAACGGACCTAGTATAATGATCACTTCCGCGATTAAGGATGAAAGAATCGATATCGACGAAGTCGACCTTATTAACTTTCAGTCGGAGAATAGCAAATTGGAGGATATCAAGAACGCGAGGAATCTTGTCAAGGAAGATACTTCGGATTCGTCGGATAATACGTACGAGGAGGATCTTCCATATGACGAGGAGAATCCCAAGAATACACTGGAGCAACAATCAAAGAGTCTATCTTTGAAACTCGAAGAGATTCCTGGCAATGAGACTGACGACCATTCGACGTACAGCAGTATGATCAACATCCCTGGTGCTCTCACCCTCGAGTGTCCTATAGTAGAGGGAGTGATAGAAGCCACGATAAAGAACGAGATACAACTACAAATAGAAAATGGAGCTATAATAGCTAGCAACAACGAGGATAAGATGTGCCTTCTGTTGAAGAAGCTCGCCACAAGTCCAAGTATCAAAGAGGACGTTCATATAACTGAGGAGCCACAGGACGATAGTatagaagaagaggaagaagacaGACCTCAGAAGATTAGACGATGTTCTTCTTTGAAGACGGGAAAAACGCCACCAGGAACACCtggaaggaagaaaatcgTCCGATTCGCAGACGTTTTAGGCCTAGATCTCGCCGACGTGCGAACGTTCTTAGACGAAATCCCCAAAGTGCCGAACTCAGCGTACAGCGACTTGATCTACGATGACATTTTCCACAAAGACACCAGTCCTGTAAACAGCTTGCCAAGCCCAGCTCAATGGGGAGCCAGATACGTAGGTAGTCGACGCGAATCAGGCTGTGCGATAACTGCGCATAAACTAGACAGAACTTTGGTGCCTCTGTTTCAACAACCTGGCGGTCTGCCTAATTTCCTGGATCTGGTCCGTGAACGTCGAGTGTGCTTAGAGAACGTGCTGGTCCAGGATCCCGTGTCTCTCTGTATCCAGGGTACGGTCCGCGTGATCAATCTGGACTTTCACAAGTCGGTGCACATCAGATATACGTTGAACTCGTGGCGAAACTTCAGCGACTTGCAAGCCATCTACGTACCTAACTCGTGCGACGGTTTCAGCGACAAATTTTCGTTCATTCTGTACTGTCACACGCTGTCAATTGGTCAGAGGCTGGAGTTCGCGGTTCGATTTCAATGCAAGGGCGAGCAGTACTGGGACAACAACTCCGGACTCAATTACTGCTTCCAATGTTTGCCTGTTTCTCCAGCCGTTGGTTACATGCCCATCACGGCTCAGGAGGGTCAGCATCACGAGTGGTCGCCTGTGTTCTACTGA
- the LOC132904689 gene encoding glycogen-binding subunit 76A isoform X4, which yields MGSMDSAGSAHSGGPSCGLVSSLFPSNCRGRAEAFARRLHRRLTSLGGENSSQRNDDPSLPKETSWLRSPSTGRRIITNSSNNRVLQHQPRHNTDSDLCYDYDLEYEDGLSSPAEEATAAEVADLVVNQEVLKSNHHAIHNSSPIESKNSVDSESGHVFASPLLGTSPDSDSSDVFFDPESSDVEKPKNETFFDPVTTSDSEMTTSNLPNGRNIIRPKSLPCRRRPEINVEHSEDTSDSSASFKRNICDKDPRKKDLVCSSEDSNDRSSQETSTSPSHESLWSTFDESTVSLQDECPGKINPSLITHQKRLPKSHSDSEIPVNGPSIMITSAIKDERIDIDEVDLINFQSENSKLEDIKNARNLVKEDTSDSSDNTYEEDLPYDEENPKNTLEQQSKSLSLKLEEIPGNETDDHSTYSSMINIPGALTLECPIVEGVIEATIKNEIQLQIENGAIIASNNEDKMCLLLKKLATSPSIKEDVHITEEPQDDSIEEEEEDRPQKIRRCSSLKTGKTPPGTPGRKKIVRFADVLGLDLADVRTFLDEIPKVPNSAYSDLIYDDIFHKDTSPVNSLPSPAQWGARYVGSRRESGCAITAHKLDRTLVPLFQQPGGLPNFLDLVRERRVCLENVLVQDPVSLCIQGTVRVINLDFHKSVHIRYTLNSWRNFSDLQAIYVPNSCDGFSDKFSFILYCHTLSIGQRLEFAVRFQCKGEQYWDNNSGLNYCFQCLPVSPAVGYMPITAQEGQHHEWSPVFY from the coding sequence ATGGGCAGCATGGATTCGGCGGGCAGCGCCCACAGTGGCGGCCCTTCCTGCGGCCTGGTCAGTTCCCTTTTCCCGAGCAATTGTCGTGGTCGAGCCGAGGCATTCGCCAGACGTCTTCATCGACGATTAACGTCTCTCGGTGGCGAAAACAGTTCTCAACGAAACGATGATCCCTCGTTGCCGAAGGAAACCTCCTGGCTACGTTCGCCGTCAACAGGGAGAAGAATAATAACTAACAGCTCCAACAATCGCGTTCTTCAGCATCAACCTCGTCACAATACTGACTCGGATTTGTGCTACGATTACGATCTCGAGTATGAAGATGGTCTTAGTTCGCCGGCAGAAGAAGCCACAGCAGCGGAAGTCGCGGATTTAGTAGTGAATCAGGAAGTATTAAAATCGAATCATCATGCAATTCACAACAGTTCACCGATTGAATCGAAAAACAGTGTAGATTCAGAATCTGGACACGTTTTCGCGTCTCCTCTGTTAGGAACGTCTCCAGATAGCGATTCCTCCGACGTCTTCTTCGACCCAGAATCATCCGATGTTGAAAAGCCGAAGAACGAAACGTTCTTTGATCCCGTGACGACCTCGGATAGCGAAATGACTACGTCGAATCTcccgaacggtcgcaacataATAAGGCCCAAAAGCTTGCCCTGTCGTAGAAGGCCAGAGATCAACGTTGAACATTCCGAGGACACATCTGATTCGAGCGCTTCGTTCAAAAGGAATATTTGCGATAAAGACCCGAGGAAGAAGGACTTGGTGTGCAGCTCGGAGGACTCGAACGATAGAAGCTCCCAAGAGACATCCACGTCGCCCAGTCACGAATCTCTTTGGAGCACGTTCGACGAGAGTACTGTGTCCCTTCAGGACGAATGTCCCGGAAAAATAAATCCTAGTTTAATCACACACCAGAAACGGCTTCCCAAGTCGCATTCTGATTCAGAGATACCCGTCAACGGACCTAGTATAATGATCACTTCCGCGATTAAGGATGAAAGAATCGATATCGACGAAGTCGACCTTATTAACTTTCAGTCGGAGAATAGCAAATTGGAGGATATCAAGAACGCGAGGAATCTTGTCAAGGAAGATACTTCGGATTCGTCGGATAATACGTACGAGGAGGATCTTCCATATGACGAGGAGAATCCCAAGAATACACTGGAGCAACAATCAAAGAGTCTATCTTTGAAACTCGAAGAGATTCCTGGCAATGAGACTGACGACCATTCGACGTACAGCAGTATGATCAACATCCCTGGTGCTCTCACCCTCGAGTGTCCTATAGTAGAGGGAGTGATAGAAGCCACGATAAAGAACGAGATACAACTACAAATAGAAAATGGAGCTATAATAGCTAGCAACAACGAGGATAAGATGTGCCTTCTGTTGAAGAAGCTCGCCACAAGTCCAAGTATCAAAGAGGACGTTCATATAACTGAGGAGCCACAGGACGATAGTatagaagaagaggaagaagacaGACCTCAGAAGATTAGACGATGTTCTTCTTTGAAGACGGGAAAAACGCCACCAGGAACACCtggaaggaagaaaatcgTCCGATTCGCAGACGTTTTAGGCCTAGATCTCGCCGACGTGCGAACGTTCTTAGACGAAATCCCCAAAGTGCCGAACTCAGCGTACAGCGACTTGATCTACGATGACATTTTCCACAAAGACACCAGTCCTGTAAACAGCTTGCCAAGCCCAGCTCAATGGGGAGCCAGATACGTAGGTAGTCGACGCGAATCAGGCTGTGCGATAACTGCGCATAAACTAGACAGAACTTTGGTGCCTCTGTTTCAACAACCTGGCGGTCTGCCTAATTTCCTGGATCTGGTCCGTGAACGTCGAGTGTGCTTAGAGAACGTGCTGGTCCAGGATCCCGTGTCTCTCTGTATCCAGGGTACGGTCCGCGTGATCAATCTGGACTTTCACAAGTCGGTGCACATCAGATATACGTTGAACTCGTGGCGAAACTTCAGCGACTTGCAAGCCATCTACGTACCTAACTCGTGCGACGGTTTCAGCGACAAATTTTCGTTCATTCTGTACTGTCACACGCTGTCAATTGGTCAGAGGCTGGAGTTCGCGGTTCGATTTCAATGCAAGGGCGAGCAGTACTGGGACAACAACTCCGGACTCAATTACTGCTTCCAATGTTTGCCTGTTTCTCCAGCCGTTGGTTACATGCCCATCACGGCTCAGGAGGGTCAGCATCACGAGTGGTCGCCTGTGTTCTACTGA